Genomic DNA from Flavobacterium sp. N502540:
GGAGTACCCGAACATACCCGTTATCAGGTACAGTACAAAAAACAAGGCGTTCGTAATGCACAGTGGTTTTCGTCGAACAGTTTAAACAAACAAAGTTTAATCACCAATTTAGAACCCGGACTTACCTACGAGTTTAGAGTAGGTTCGAGCTGTGATCCCGCCGAAGATGGGGTGCAGTCGTTTACCTATTCCGGAATAAACACCTTTACAACAGCTGCCCAAACCAACAGTGTAGCGGCTTATAATTGCGGAATTGTTCCCCAAATTAATATTCAGAACCAAAAACCGCTGACCAATTTAATACAAAGCGAAACCTTTAAAGCAGGCGATTTTCCAGTCACGATTCTGGAACTCAAAGGCGAAAACAGTCCTTACTCAGGGCGAGGGTATATCGTAGTACCTTATTTAGCCGATACTAAAATAGCAGTTGAATTCAACAATATCGTTATCAATACCGATTATCAGCTGATCAGTGGTGTGGTGGAGACGAGTTACAATCCGGATTGGAAAAATGTAACAGGTTCAAATCAAAAAACACCCGTTGAAGAAATTTTAGAGACACAGGGGGAAACAGACATTATAGATAATAATGATAAGATAATTACTGGGATTGAGAATAAGCCTACATTAAGCGAAGATGGAACGGATTTAGAGACAAGATCTGATAAAGATATAGTAACAGTACCTATAACTAATTCTGATTCCAGTAATCTTGAAGATTCCAATGCGAAAGTAGATACGCCATCTGAAAATCCTATAGTAAATGATTCAGATCACAATAAAGGCAATTCAGAGATAACTAATAATAGTTATTTTATAGAATTTAAGGGGAAAAAATATAAGGATGGTGAAAAAATACAGATTCCTTATAATAGAAATTATCTAGGTCATAATAGGTTTAAAATGAGTGAACTGGACAAAGGGGTAAATGTAAAATATGAATTAGCATATCAAAGTGAAAATGGTGTTAAACTTGAAAAAATAGGAGGAAATAATTATTTGAAGAAAATGGAATCAAAGACAGAAGCAGATTTTGATTTTAGTTTTGATAGTACTTTAAAGTATCAATTAAAATCTGTTGCAGATATTGATAAAAAACCTAGTTTATCAAATGAAATTATTTTAATTGTTAAACCTGTTAAATTAAATTCTTTAAAAGCAATTGATAATTCTAATAAAGATAATGATAAAAGAGTTGCTAATGCGACACAAACCCTATATTATGTCGATAAAGATCCGAGCTCTAAGGATAATAAAAGAACTAAATTCTTAATTGGTTTGAGTATTCCAACAGACGAGATTGGGAAACAAAATATAAAATGGAAATTTAATGAAGTTAATCAATTAGATTATGAGGGACTAGATGTGCTTAATAACGTTTATATATATGATTATGTAAAGAATTTCAAGGTAACATCAATAGTAGGGGGTGCAACTGAAAGTACTAAAAATGTTGATATTAAGTGGATTGACAAACATGCAGTTGCTTGGTCTTTTGTGCCTCCAGGAATTAGTCAGGCTATTAATAGCACTTTTAAAGAAGTAGATGGAAATTTAACGAAATTAGATAGATTTGTAAAAATTAGTAAATTTTTAAAACTTAAAGTTGATAAAGTTAAGATAAATGGGTCAAAATATAATGAGGAAGATACAGAATCAAGACTCTATAAAAAAATGGAAGTAGGATCTGTTTCAGGTGGATTTGGAGTTGAAACTCCTGAAAAGGTAATTCCAATACCTGCATTAGCGATGCTGTCAAGAGCTGGAATAGTTGATGTTGGGTTATATTTTAAGGCGTCGTTTGGAGTTGAGGTTGAGGGAGGGGTTGAAAGATATATATTAGCAGAACAAACAAAATATATAAACAAAAAAAAGGCATTTTTTAAGATTGGTCCAAAGGGTAGTATTACCGCAGGTGTAAAAGCAGAATTACTAGTAGCAAAAGATCAGGTAATTTTTGATGTGCGTGGTGGAACCGAAGTAAGTTTAAAAGGGGAAATAAATTATAATTTTGCGGATAAAAAATTGACAGGAGAAATTTAC
This window encodes:
- a CDS encoding fibronectin type III domain-containing protein, which encodes MKNLFRHLYLFVLLLLFSTIGHAQLYPVQLTSVFTSPYSVKISDYATSMDTKLQLFVNPTDVTMSQRQVRLKLYIQGNGLHVQSSDFIQGQRPIFINGGELQTLTNVDIAPLFRLENLQGISPQQYANGLPEGMYNFCFEMYDLVTNQKISQKSCTSLYLILNDPPILNTPQRNEQIASTEFPNILFTWTPRQRNATNVSYKFELKQLLDPTLDPQIAFQMSPVLYEETLFGTALLYNLSMPILTPGLRYAWRVKAISTTGLSENAIFKNDGYSEIYSFKYTAACAAPTFLLSETQSSKSVKITWEGVPEHTRYQVQYKKQGVRNAQWFSSNSLNKQSLITNLEPGLTYEFRVGSSCDPAEDGVQSFTYSGINTFTTAAQTNSVAAYNCGIVPQINIQNQKPLTNLIQSETFKAGDFPVTILELKGENSPYSGRGYIVVPYLADTKIAVEFNNIVINTDYQLISGVVETSYNPDWKNVTGSNQKTPVEEILETQGETDIIDNNDKIITGIENKPTLSEDGTDLETRSDKDIVTVPITNSDSSNLEDSNAKVDTPSENPIVNDSDHNKGNSEITNNSYFIEFKGKKYKDGEKIQIPYNRNYLGHNRFKMSELDKGVNVKYELAYQSENGVKLEKIGGNNYLKKMESKTEADFDFSFDSTLKYQLKSVADIDKKPSLSNEIILIVKPVKLNSLKAIDNSNKDNDKRVANATQTLYYVDKDPSSKDNKRTKFLIGLSIPTDEIGKQNIKWKFNEVNQLDYEGLDVLNNVYIYDYVKNFKVTSIVGGATESTKNVDIKWIDKHAVAWSFVPPGISQAINSTFKEVDGNLTKLDRFVKISKFLKLKVDKVKINGSKYNEEDTESRLYKKMEVGSVSGGFGVETPEKVIPIPALAMLSRAGIVDVGLYFKASFGVEVEGGVERYILAEQTKYINKKKAFFKIGPKGSITAGVKAELLVAKDQVIFDVRGGTEVSLKGEINYNFADKKLTGEIYFPPVIFFANIQIETKGFIEFELVDYQGSIEVTDKFTLYEYNKQF